The Natrinema amylolyticum genome includes the window GCGATACCGTCGCCGACCGAGTCCCTTACTACGGCGAGTACATGATTCAAAACGACGAGGGCCAGTGGGAGATCAACGAGAAGTACATCGAGGAGTACGCCGGCGCGTAGCGCCACTACCGACCGCACGTCGTCGGTCGTTTGTGCTTTGGCTCGAGCGGGAGTAACGTGGGAGTGAGAGTCATACGAGACGCTGCGCCCTTTCGTTGCCCTTAAGTAGTAGACGGGGGTAAGTCCGGGTGCAATACGTGTAGGGGAGCGATCCCCGAGTCCGAGAGGGCGATGATAGACGAACGGTGTTGTGGTAGCCAAGCGGCCCAAGGCGCATGGTTGCTAACCATGTGGCGTCAAGCCTCCGGGGTTCGAATCCCCGCCACAACGTCGGACACTTCACTGGCGTTTTCCCGCCAGTCATTTGCAACGCGCGCAGACCAGACACAGATACACGACAATATGAGCGCCGAAGAACCTCAAGAACAAGAAGACGACGAAGATCTTCGATACTTCGTTCGCATCGGGCAAACCGACCTCGATGGGACGAAGTCCGTCGAGCGCTCGCTCTCGGAGATGAACGGGATCGGTCGCCGAACCGCCCGGCTCATCGCCGAGGAAGCGGGTGTCGACCGAACGGCGACGTTCGGCCGACTCGACGACGACGTCATCGATGGCGTCATCGAAGTCGTCGAGAACTACGCTGACGAAGTCCCGGACTGGCTCAACAACCGTCAGGACGACTTTTACAGCGGCGAAACGACGCACGAGATCGGCAACGATCTCCAGTTGACTCGACAACACGACATCAACCGGATGAAGATGATCGACTCCTACAAGGGCTCTCGCCACAAGCGAGGCCAGAAGGTTCGCGGTCAGCGAACCAAGTCCACCGGTCGTACGGAGGGCACCATCGGAGTCAACGTCGAAGAGATCCGCGAAGAACAGGCCGAAGAGGCCGCCGCCGAAGAAGAGGACGAGGGTGAATAATGCCACTCGGCACTGACACCAAGCAATACGAGACGCCGAACCACCCCTACCAGGGTGAGCGCATTGCCTCCGAACACTCCCTCGTCGACCGCTACGGGCTTTCCAACAAGGAAGAGCTCTGGCGCGCTCAGTCCGAGCTTCGCTCCTACCGGCGCGAGGCTCGAGAACTGCTCGGCCAGGCCCAGGACGACGAAACCGTCATCCGCCGCTCCGACGAGTTCCTCGGTCGGCTCAAACGCGTCGGCATCCTCGACGAGACCGACGAGCTCGGCGACATCCTGTCGCTCGAGGTCGAAGACATCCTCGAGCGCCGACTCCAGACGGTCGTCTATCGCAGCGGGCTGGCGAACACGGCCCAGCAGGCCCGTCAGTTCATCACCCACGGCCACATCGTGGTCGACGGGCAGCGCCACCTCGTTCCCTCCTACGTCGTCGATATGGACGAAGAGGATCTGGTGGCCTTCGACGAGAACAGTCCGCTCGCGGACGAACTCCACCCCGAACGCGCGGAGGGTCAGTAACATGAGTCAGGACGACGAAAAATGGGGCATTGCCCACGTACACGCATCGTTTAACAACACCGTCATGACCGTGACCGACCTCACGGGCGCGGAGACGATCGCCAAGTCCTCCGGTGGGACGGCGGTCAAGCAGAACCGCGACGAGGCGTCGCCGTACGCGGCCATGCAGATGGCCGAGTCCGTCGCCGAAGAGGTCAAAGCGGCCGGCATCACGGGCCTGCACGTTCACGTGCGCGGCCCCGGCGGCAACCTCCAGAAGTCCCCCGGTCCGGGCGCACAGGCGACGATCCGTGCGCTCGCCCGCTCGGGTATCGAGATCGGGCGCATCGAGGACGTCACGCCGATCCCGCACGACGGATCGCGCGCTCCGAAAGGCAAGGGCGGCTACTAGATCATGACTGAGGAGTACGACGTCGAGTTCGTCGAACGCGAGGATCGCGAAGCGCGGTTCCTCGTTCGCGGCGTGACACCCGGATTCGCCAACGGCATCCGTCGAGCGATGGTCGCCGACGTGCCGACGATGGCGATCGACACCGTCCGGTTCGTCGAGAACTCGTCGGTCATGTTCGACGAGCAACTCGCCTTGCGGCTCGGGCTCGTCCCGCTGACGACGCCGCCGGTCGGCGAGTTCGGTGACGACGACACCGTCACGCTCTCGATCGACGTCGAAGGGCCGGACACCGCATACTCCGGCGATCTCGTCTCCAGCGATGATCTCGTTCAACCCGCCGAGGAGAACGTCCCGATCATCGATCTCAAGGACGGCCAGCGCCTCGAGGCCGAGGCTGACGCCGTCATCGACCGCGGGAAAGACCACGCCAAACATCAGGGCGGGGTCGCGGTGGGCTACCGGCATCTCCAGCGCGTGGAGGTCGACGGTGAGCTCCCCGAGTTCGAGGACGAGGAGAGTCGGATCATCCGCGGTGTCATCGAGGACGACGGTGAGCTCGTTTCGACGAGCGAATTCGACCACGACCTCTCGAACCGCTATCCGGGCAAGGAGGTCCGGGTCGAGGACGTGCCGAACGCCTTCGTCTTCCACGTGGAGACCGACGGCTCGTTCCCAATCGAGGAACTCGTGACGCGGGCCGCAGATACGATCGCGGAACGCGCGACCGAACTCGAAGACGCAGTACAGCTGTAGACATGAACCGACGCCCCCAACCCACTCAGGACGCGCCGCTCGCCGCTGCCGTGAGCGACGAGACCGGCGATCGCGCGTTCGCTGGAATCGAAAGGGGTTTGAAGGGGCGACGGGTAGACGGAAGTGCGAGCAGGGATAGCCAAGTTAGGCCAACGGCGCAGCGTTCAGGGCGCTGTCTCGTAGGAGTCCGCAGGTTCAAATCCTGCTCCCTGCATCACTTCTCTACGACCGAACGAGAGTCGGAGAACGGTCGCGCAGTACACGATCGTTTCACGACACGGTCCGTTCGGCAGTACAACAATTTCGATTCCACAGTCGACGGTGCAATTCCTCGCGTCGTCGATCAGTTAGCAGTTGGAGGATACCAATGAGTAGCAAGACTAATCCGAGGCTCAACGATCTTATCGCCGAGCTGAAGTCGACGTCCCGCGAAGCGGACGCCGACGTCTGGCGAGACGTTGCGGATCGACTCGAGAAGCCCCGGCGCACCCACGCTGAGGTGAACCTAGGCCGCATCGAGCGATACGCACGCGAAGAAGAGACTGTCGTCGTTCCCGGCAAAGTGCTGGGATCCGGCGCACTACAGAAGAACGTCACCGTCGCCGCCGTCAACTTCTCTTCGTCCGCAGAGACGAAGATTGATCAGGTCGGTGAATCGGTATCGCTCGAGCAAGCGCTCGAGGACAACCCCGAAGGGGCTGACGTCCGGGTGATTCGATGAGTCTCGCAGAGTTCGACGCAGATCTCGTCGTCGATGCACAGGACTGTATTCTCGGTCGGGTCGCGAGCGAAGTCGCCCAGCGCGCGCTGGACGGCGACCGCGTCGCGATCGTCAACGCCGAGGACGCGGTCATTACCGGCGACAAGGAAGACATCTTCGAGACGTACCGCACGCGGCTGGAACTCGGCTCGGACCGCGGGCCGTACTATCCTAAACGACCGGACACGATCTTCAAGCGGTCCGTTCGCGGGATGCTGCCGTACAAGAAAACCCGTGGCCGCGAGGCACTCGACAGCGTCCGCGTCTACGTCGGCAACCCCTACGAGAACGACGACGATCACGAAACGGAAGTGCTCGAGGGAACGTCACTGGATCGGCTGTCGAACATCCGCTTCGTCCACCTACACGAAGTGTCCGAACAGTTAGGTGCTAACGTCACATGGTAACCAACACGAGTGGCAAGAAAAAGACGGCCGTCGCTCGCGCCACGGTGCGCGAAGGCGAGGGTCGCGTTCGAATCAATTCCCAACCCGTCGAACTGGTCGAACCGGAGATGTCCCGGCTCAAGATGCTCGAGGCGTTCCGCATCGTGGGCGAGGACCTCCGCGACGAGATGGATATCGACGTTCGCGTCGAGGGTGGCGGAATCAGTGGACAGGCCGACGCCGTCCGGACCGCCATCGCACGCGGGATCGTCCAGCACTCGAACGACGCCGAACTCCGCGACGCGTTCATGGAGTTCGATCGGTCGCTGCTGGTCAACGACGTTCGCCAGTCCGAACCGAAGAAGTGGGGCGGCCCGGGCGCTCGGGCGCGCTACCAGAAGTCCTACCGCTAAGGTGATTCAAGCATGATGGTACCGGTCCGGTGTTTCACCTGTGGCAACGTCGTCGCCGAACACTGGGAGGAGTTCGACGAGCGAGCGAACGAGGGCGACGAGGACCCCGAGAAGGTCTTAGACGAGCTCGGCGTCGAGCGCTACTGCTGTCGGCGCATGCTCGTCAGTCATAAAGACCTCGTCGACGTCGTCTCCCCGTACCAGTAACAATGCAACAACAACAGCACAACCGCTACGAGAAGGCACGCATCCTCGGCGCTCGAGCGCTGCAGGTCTCCTACGGCGCGCCGGTGTTGATCGAGACGGAGCAGACCCAACCGATCCTCATCGCCGCCGAGGAGTACGACGCCGGTGTGTTGCCCTTTACCGTCAAGCGGGGGTACGACCGGAAATGACGCTCATCACCGACATTCGGCTGCGCCGGATCCTCGACTCGCGAGGGAATCCGACGGTCGAGGCAGATGTCGTGACCGAGAGCGGCGGCTTCGGCCGCGCCGCAGCACCGAGCGGTGCCAGTACCGGCGAGTACGAGGCCGTCGAGCGGCCGCCGAGCGAGGCGATCGCCGCGGCTCGGGAACGCGCCGTTCCCCGGCTCGTCGGCGAGGTCTACGCGGGTAATCAGCGCGACGTCGACGCCGCGCTCCACGCCGCCGACGGCACCGACGACTTCTCGGAACTCGGCGCTAACAGCGCGGTCGCGATCTCGATGGCCGCCGCGAAGGCCGGTGCCGACGTGCTCGGCGCGCCGCTGTTCCAGCACCTCGGCGGCACATTCCGGGGCGACAACTTCCCGATTCCGCTCGGTAACGTCGTCGGTGGCGGCGAACACGCCGCCGACGCGACCGACATTCAGGAGTTCCTGGCCGCACCCGTCGGCGCACCCAGCGTCGCGGACGCCGTCTTCGCCAACGCGGCCGTCCACGCGGCCGTCGCCGATCTGCTCGAGGAACGCGACGTTCCCTGTGGCAAGGGCGACGAGGGCGCGTGGGCGCCGTCGATCGACGACAGCGAGGCCTTCGAAATCGTCGCTGAGGCGGTCTCGATGGTTCAGGACGAGGTCGGCTTTAACATCGGCTTCGGACTGGACGTCGCCGGCGCTGAGCTGTACGATTCCGAGTCGGAAACGTACGAGTACAGCGATCGGAGCCGTGACACCGACGAACAGATCGCATACATCGCGGACCTGGTCGAGGAGTACGACCTCGTCTACGTCGAGGATCCGCTCGACGAGGACGATTACGACGCCTTCGCCGACCTCACGGACGAAGTCGGCGATCAGACGCTGATCTGCGGTGACGACCTATTCGTCACCAACACCGACCGTCTCGTCGAGGGGATCGATCGCGGCGCGGCCAACAGCATCCTGATCAAGCCCAACCAGATCGGGACGCTGACGGACGCGTTCGACGCGATCGAGCTCGCGACGGGGAACGGCTACGACTCGGTCGTCTCTCACCGGTCGGGCGAGACCGAAGACGCGACGATCGCACACCTCGCCGTCGCGACCGACGCGCCCTTCATCAAGACGGGTGCCGTCGGCGGCGAGCGAACCGCAAAGCTCAACGAGCTCATTCGAATCGCAGACGACGCGACATGACAGAGAACGATGCAACCCAGGAAGGGCTCGACGCCGCCGAGGAGGCGATCGACGAGGAGCCAGCCGAAGGGGCTGGCCCCGCCGCCGACGCCGACGACGTCGAGCCAGTAGACGAACAGCCCGCCGACGCCGAGGGAGCGCCCGCGGCCGACGCCGAAGAAGCCGACGACGTCGACGAGGAAGCGGACGCCGGTCCGACCCTCGACGACGACGTCATGTCCGACGAGGAGGCGGACCTGCTGATCCCCGTCGAGGACTACCTCGGCGCTGGCGTCCACATCGGGACCCAGCAGAAGACCGAGGACATGGACCGGTTCATCCACCGCGTCCGAACCGACGGGCTCTACGTGCTCGACGTCTCGAAGACCGACGGCCGCATCCGTACGGCCGCGGACTTCCTCGCGAACTACAATCCCGAGCAGATTCTGGTCACGTCCTCGCGCCAGTACGGTCGGTTCCCGGCGGAGAAGTTCGCCGAAGCCGTGGGCGCTCGCGCCCGCACCGGCCGCTTCATCCCGGGCACCCTGACGAACCCGAAGTACGACGGCTACATCGAGCCGGACGTGCTCGTCGTCACCGACCCGATCGGCGACGCCCAGGCCGTCAAGGAGGCCATCACGGTCGGCATCCCGGTCATCGCGATGTGTGACTCGAACAACCAGGTCAGTAACGTCGACCTCGTCGTCCCGACGAACAACAAGGGTCGCAAGGCCCTCTCGGTCGTCTACTGGCTGCTGGCCAACGAGGTCCTCGATCGGCGCGGCGCGGAGCCGTCCTACTCGCTCGAGGACTTCGAGAGCGGCGTCTAATTCGGTCGGTTTCGACACTGTTCGTTTTCTCGTTGCCCCGTCGCGAACAGCCGTTGCGCTCGAGTACCGGGCACGGCTATCGACCCGAGGGCTCGTCCCCGGATCGAATCGGTTCGGGCAGTAGGCGGTGAGTGACGGCTCGATCGAACGACCGGAATTACCAGTTTATCGAAAGGTATGTCAACTGGAAACAATGGGGAAGGTTTACTGTGTGACAGCCGTTCCCATAGTGGTATGGATAGCGTCTCGTCACGGCGACCTGCCGACGTGATCGCTCGGTGGGATCGAGTGTTTACCGTCCTCTCGCCGAACCGCGACGACGGATCGTCGACGAGTTGATGGGCGTCTCCGCCGGTGAGTCCGTCCCGTTGCCGGAAGCGGCGGCGAATTCGAACGGGTCGACGGATCTCGACCGATTACGGCTCCGGTTGCGCCACCAGCATCTCCCGCTGCTGGAGGCGGCGGGATTCGTGGAGTGGGAAAGCGATCCGTTACGTGCGTATCGCGGTCGGGAGTTCGAAGCGGTGAGCGTCGTTCTCGAGAGCCTGTACGCGAACATCGACGCGATTCCAGACCGGCTGGTCAACGGCTATCAGACGCTCGAGCGAGAACGCGACCGCGACAGTTCGGAGTGCGGGCTCCGAGGCTGAGCGTCAGGAAAGCGGGTTCGACGACGAAACTCGAGCCGTCGGGTGTCGAGACCGGCCACGGGGAGACCGCAGAACGTCAACGAGACGGCGTCATCACCGTGACGGTGTTTCCGCGAGCAGCGTTTCGATCCGTTCGGCGGCGTCGGCGGCCGTCGCACCGAAGACGTACGTCGCGGGTTCGATGCCGAACGCGCCGCGGTGGTAGGCGACGGCCGGAACCCGCCCCCGGTCCGCGAACCGGCTTCGGAGGTGCGCGCCGCGGTCCTCGTAGTCGGCGTCGAACTCGAGCGGATCGAGACCCATCCCCCGCGCGGCGTCGAGCAGATCGTCGTCGGTCGCGACGTTGATCGCGCCGCGGATTTCGGCGTCGACGCCGTTGGCGGCGAGGACCGCCGTCGCGACGTGTTTCGAGGCACCGAACTCGGGATTGGCGGGGATCTCGATCCGGCCGTTCATCGCGTAGATCCGGCCCGGAA containing:
- a CDS encoding 30S ribosomal protein S13 — encoded protein: MSAEEPQEQEDDEDLRYFVRIGQTDLDGTKSVERSLSEMNGIGRRTARLIAEEAGVDRTATFGRLDDDVIDGVIEVVENYADEVPDWLNNRQDDFYSGETTHEIGNDLQLTRQHDINRMKMIDSYKGSRHKRGQKVRGQRTKSTGRTEGTIGVNVEEIREEQAEEAAAEEEDEGE
- a CDS encoding 30S ribosomal protein S4, giving the protein MPLGTDTKQYETPNHPYQGERIASEHSLVDRYGLSNKEELWRAQSELRSYRREARELLGQAQDDETVIRRSDEFLGRLKRVGILDETDELGDILSLEVEDILERRLQTVVYRSGLANTAQQARQFITHGHIVVDGQRHLVPSYVVDMDEEDLVAFDENSPLADELHPERAEGQ
- a CDS encoding 30S ribosomal protein S11; protein product: MSQDDEKWGIAHVHASFNNTVMTVTDLTGAETIAKSSGGTAVKQNRDEASPYAAMQMAESVAEEVKAAGITGLHVHVRGPGGNLQKSPGPGAQATIRALARSGIEIGRIEDVTPIPHDGSRAPKGKGGY
- a CDS encoding DNA-directed RNA polymerase subunit D — protein: MTEEYDVEFVEREDREARFLVRGVTPGFANGIRRAMVADVPTMAIDTVRFVENSSVMFDEQLALRLGLVPLTTPPVGEFGDDDTVTLSIDVEGPDTAYSGDLVSSDDLVQPAEENVPIIDLKDGQRLEAEADAVIDRGKDHAKHQGGVAVGYRHLQRVEVDGELPEFEDEESRIIRGVIEDDGELVSTSEFDHDLSNRYPGKEVRVEDVPNAFVFHVETDGSFPIEELVTRAADTIAERATELEDAVQL
- a CDS encoding 50S ribosomal protein L18e, giving the protein MSSKTNPRLNDLIAELKSTSREADADVWRDVADRLEKPRRTHAEVNLGRIERYAREEETVVVPGKVLGSGALQKNVTVAAVNFSSSAETKIDQVGESVSLEQALEDNPEGADVRVIR
- a CDS encoding 50S ribosomal protein L13; this translates as MSLAEFDADLVVDAQDCILGRVASEVAQRALDGDRVAIVNAEDAVITGDKEDIFETYRTRLELGSDRGPYYPKRPDTIFKRSVRGMLPYKKTRGREALDSVRVYVGNPYENDDDHETEVLEGTSLDRLSNIRFVHLHEVSEQLGANVTW
- a CDS encoding 30S ribosomal protein S9, which produces MVTNTSGKKKTAVARATVREGEGRVRINSQPVELVEPEMSRLKMLEAFRIVGEDLRDEMDIDVRVEGGGISGQADAVRTAIARGIVQHSNDAELRDAFMEFDRSLLVNDVRQSEPKKWGGPGARARYQKSYR
- a CDS encoding DNA-directed RNA polymerase subunit N, whose product is MMVPVRCFTCGNVVAEHWEEFDERANEGDEDPEKVLDELGVERYCCRRMLVSHKDLVDVVSPYQ
- a CDS encoding DNA-directed RNA polymerase subunit K translates to MQQQQHNRYEKARILGARALQVSYGAPVLIETEQTQPILIAAEEYDAGVLPFTVKRGYDRK
- the eno gene encoding phosphopyruvate hydratase, which codes for MTLITDIRLRRILDSRGNPTVEADVVTESGGFGRAAAPSGASTGEYEAVERPPSEAIAAARERAVPRLVGEVYAGNQRDVDAALHAADGTDDFSELGANSAVAISMAAAKAGADVLGAPLFQHLGGTFRGDNFPIPLGNVVGGGEHAADATDIQEFLAAPVGAPSVADAVFANAAVHAAVADLLEERDVPCGKGDEGAWAPSIDDSEAFEIVAEAVSMVQDEVGFNIGFGLDVAGAELYDSESETYEYSDRSRDTDEQIAYIADLVEEYDLVYVEDPLDEDDYDAFADLTDEVGDQTLICGDDLFVTNTDRLVEGIDRGAANSILIKPNQIGTLTDAFDAIELATGNGYDSVVSHRSGETEDATIAHLAVATDAPFIKTGAVGGERTAKLNELIRIADDAT
- the rpsB gene encoding 30S ribosomal protein S2, which produces MTENDATQEGLDAAEEAIDEEPAEGAGPAADADDVEPVDEQPADAEGAPAADAEEADDVDEEADAGPTLDDDVMSDEEADLLIPVEDYLGAGVHIGTQQKTEDMDRFIHRVRTDGLYVLDVSKTDGRIRTAADFLANYNPEQILVTSSRQYGRFPAEKFAEAVGARARTGRFIPGTLTNPKYDGYIEPDVLVVTDPIGDAQAVKEAITVGIPVIAMCDSNNQVSNVDLVVPTNNKGRKALSVVYWLLANEVLDRRGAEPSYSLEDFESGV